The DNA region TCTGCTGCCGTGGCGAGCACGACGCCCGCAAAGCCATCATCTGGAGCTCATTCGGCCAGCTCATCACGGTGCTGATGATGACTGTTGGAGTTTCCCTCTTCGTCTTCTACCAGACCACTGGCAGCACCTCCATCGAGGCCTGGAAGTTCGCCCAGTCCGGTGACTACGTGTTCCCCGTCTGGATCACCTCCGAGCTACCAATCGGCGTACGAGGACTGATTCTTGCCGGCATTTTCGCCGCGGCCATCTCCAGTCTCGACAGTATCCTCGCCGCCCTCTCACAAACCACCCTATCCCTCTTCGTCGACACCACAGACGAGCACGTCAGCGACGGCGACCACCACCATCTCCTGCGCTGGTCGCGGATCCTGGTCGTCACCTGGGGGCTTGGGCTTTCAGCTTTCGCCATCGTTCTCGATCAACTGCGAGGCAACGTCAACATGGTCCAACTCGCATTTGGAATGATCGCCTACACCACAGGCCCAATGCTCGGGCTATTCTTCGCCTCGCTTCTGGCCAAAACCCGACGCGTTTCGATGATCGGCCTCACCATCGGAGTCATCGCATCGGTGGCTATCGTCGCCTGCTTCCGCATGGAGGTCTGGACCATCGCCCAGAAAACGGGCCACATGAGCGCAAAGGACGTCGCGGGCCTGCCCACCATGACCGAGAAAAAGACCGCCTCCCCACTGGTCCAGCTCGATGCCTCGTTCAACGGTGAAGCACTCTACGGCTACCACGTCACCGCGGAGCTCCCCTCCGGAGAGCTCACAGTCGACTCTATCGAACCCATCGGCAGCGAAGACGCCAAACATCAAATCGCAAAACTCACCGCGCCTGACACCCTGCTCTCGATCGAAGTCATCGACAAAGCCAAAGCCCTCGAATCACTCCCCCTAGTCACCGAGGATGCCCCGCTCTGGATTAAGGGTGTGATCAGCCGCACCACCGACGGCACTCCACGCCTGCTCGTCAAAGGCGCTGCCAACATCGCGCCTGCCACGCCGGACGCCGCCATCACATCGGACCCCGAGGAACTACGCCAACTGCTGCCCCACCTCGACGGACAACACCGCGCCATCGTCACCACCGGACCAACTCCAAAAATCGGCTTCGCCTGGTTCTACCCGCTCACCACACTGCTCACTCTCGGCTGCGGATTACTGATCCCCGGAGGGCACT from Sulfuriroseicoccus oceanibius includes:
- a CDS encoding sodium:solute symporter family transporter, coding for MTSASALSTLATSAINGLHFTWIDWFVVFGYLALTTWVGHVMRGKQATIRDFFLAGRTLPWQAVSGSIIATEISGVTFIGVPGMIYALNGNWTYLQWAIGSIIARCLVGMFFVKFYYEKEIYSPYDFMANRLGAGLKRLATGLFFLGSILGQSVRVLVAALALDAVTPMSFTTCIWIIGAFAIVWTLMGGMQTVIWTDVMQFFLFVIGGVLALVWMIHAIPGGWAGIVDAGKAVPEAGANGKFTLFSFVTDPKVEFTLWVALIAVPFQNMFAFGVDQLSAQRMFCCRGEHDARKAIIWSSFGQLITVLMMTVGVSLFVFYQTTGSTSIEAWKFAQSGDYVFPVWITSELPIGVRGLILAGIFAAAISSLDSILAALSQTTLSLFVDTTDEHVSDGDHHHLLRWSRILVVTWGLGLSAFAIVLDQLRGNVNMVQLAFGMIAYTTGPMLGLFFASLLAKTRRVSMIGLTIGVIASVAIVACFRMEVWTIAQKTGHMSAKDVAGLPTMTEKKTASPLVQLDASFNGEALYGYHVTAELPSGELTVDSIEPIGSEDAKHQIAKLTAPDTLLSIEVIDKAKALESLPLVTEDAPLWIKGVISRTTDGTPRLLVKGAANIAPATPDAAITSDPEELRQLLPHLDGQHRAIVTTGPTPKIGFAWFYPLTTLLTLGCGLLIPGGHSKMRESA